A stretch of DNA from Oryza brachyantha chromosome 9, ObraRS2, whole genome shotgun sequence:
actaatcttttcgcttttacttatatttataagctaaattttatttttaacattaaattaaagttgattttgaagtttttattatagtttatttgtaataatttgcttttagattacgaataacacatatataaaaatttatttataaattatttttgtcttataaatatgttgtttagttttttgacttgaaaaaccaaacaatcgcaacctaaatatatttacagtttaagatattttatgattaaacTGCGTTTCAGGTATGATTAAAATCGGGTTGTATTTGAGTAAGGGAGGTAAGTTTATAGGGTTCAAAAAGTTCTAATAGTATCACGTTAGGGTGGGAGGAAAATCAAAGCAAGACTGTCTTGTCAAGACAGTATTTCACAAATACTTTATTTCTAGCGTTCATCATTTGCTTGAGAAAGATTTTATCTCTTAAGTTTATAGCCAATCAAGGTAAggcatgtatatttaattgcACCCTAAAGAATGCAACTAATTTGTCTGAGAGTATAATGAGAAAAACCATATTCATTTCTCCCTACGACTAATTTATGTGAAAAAcgttaaaagtaaatatttatgggATAGACGAAACAATTTGGGTAGGTCAATCATAACTTTTCTCTATTCCAAACAACAACCACAtaaacataatttgtgttcgaATCCAGGCAAaatcaattcaaattcaaGAGCCAAACAGCACATAGAAAAATCTTAGGAAATAGTGTGTAGTGAAAACTATATGCATATACAGTATGAGACTCAAAGCAAGTTTTGTTCTTATCTTATGaactttttacttttaaaactaaattctATTAAAACTTATTATTAAATCTAAACCTTTTATCCACGCCACTTTCGATAATTTCAAGTCTGGGACAGTCAAATAACATTAACCCGTCATAGGAACCGGTGTATTGAATCAACTGGTATCACACTTATGGGAGTTAACGTGATAGTTTTGTTTAATCACGGCAGACGGGCGTGACCAAAAGAAGCAGATCGGAGAATAGTTTAGTTATAAAAGTCTTAACAAAGTTCACGAAATAACAAGAAGTTCCAGAGGAAGGGAGATGCCCTTAATTATACGGACCGTAAAACTAGAGGTCTGTTTGTTTCCGTAGAACTTATTTTAGTCCATGTcatattaaatgtttgatactaattagcagtattaaatatagacactTCATATTCTAGACTATTTtgtaagacgaatctattgagcttaattagtccataattaacgaatgtgatgctacagtaaacatttgctaatcgtagcttaattagacttagaaaatttatttaatgaaatagtctttatttatacaattaattttattatcagtctatatttaatatttctaattaacgttcaaacatCCTATATTCTAGACTATTttatgagacaaatctattgagcctaattagtccataattagcgaatatgatgctatagtaaacatttgctaatcgtagcttaattaggcttagaaaatttgtctaataaaatagcctttatttatgcaattaattttattatcaatttatatttaatatttctaattaacgttTAAACATCCTATATTAACAAGAGATTAAAAAATCTCTGCATCCACCCAGCTAGGCAGTGCATTCATCTGCACAGGCTGACTGACACTCAGGCGCCCGTTCCGGCGACACGCAGGCGACGACTCAGCCCAGCTGACAGTGTCACATACTCCACACAGACACAGCAGCCAGGACAGGAGTAGCAGTCGATGAAACCAacagaaaaaacagaaaaaaaaaataaacacggctgctgctgctgccctgTACAACAGTATAGTAGCAGGCTGCTGCTGACGACGGACGGCCCGGCCCAAAGGCCGAACGAAAACCTGCGAGGGTCAAATGCTACCACGTGAATTCCTTCGCCCGTGACACCACCACCAACGCCCATGCTACCCTgctcccttttttttgttcttttccgATTTCATGTTAACGCCGTGTGCTTGCAATCTTGCCTGCCTGAACATGGCCATGAACATGAAGCACCTGTctgagatgtttttttttcttgcgaCTGCAGCTCATGAAAGAGCCTAAAACCTCACTTATAAGTGATAAAAGAGcttaatattataaacaaaCGGTACAGTCGGTCGTACTAGTAGCTGCTGAGAATTTCGAAAAAGCTAGCACGTCTTACGTTTAGatttagctatatatattaatgtatgtgtgtttagatttaggaaaatttataaacttatcattataattttgtaaagttagagatatgtcATGGGTATCTCAATGATACGTAGGACTCACATGAATCAATAATATGTGGGTCATGATGACATACGTATctctaattttgtaaaattataaggatgatagaaaatcttataatatggaacggggaatagtttatttatctGGATTTTATAGCTATTGATGCTTATGATTTGGGTGGAAATTCAGACTATTTAAAAAGCTAAACATGATAAGAGAAACTGCAGCCACTTGAAACATCCTCAAGTTTGAGGACCTAAGTTATGAGTCATCACCGAGGTCGTAAGACTCAAAAGATACGTAATCTAGAAAACGAACCATCCTATATACTCGCCGATTTCTCCTTGGAATTTCCTTTTAATCTCAAACTCTTTCTCTTCGCTAAATCATAAAAACTCTAGTCATGCCGATGCATGCACGGGCGCACGGCACGACGCGTTACGTTACGTTACACGGTCACGACcaagacgacgacgccgccgccgccgtcgatcacCGCTGCTCCATGTACAAAAGCCGGAAAgccccgtccgccgccgctgcgaaACTACTTCTTGGCGCCGgcatcggcgtcggcggcggcgagctccagcctccgccaccgcgcgcggcgcacggcggcctCCGTCTCGGCCTCCGACCGCCGCGCGGCGAGCGCCGCGGCGCACCGGTCGTACGCCCCCGGAGCCACGCGGTCCAGGAGCGCCCTGACGCTGGCCGTCACCTGCTGCACGCACCTGCTCCAGTGCACCTCCAGGTTGCTCTCCATGCTCGCCACGAACGCCGGCAGGATGCGCCGCTCCAtcgcctccgcccccgccgcgctcgccatcgccacgAACCGCTCGTTGTTCCACACGTACAGCGCCCTCTCCGCCACctgcaaaaccaaaaaaaaaaccaaactttGATTGTGTTTTCCAGCTGCTAAAAGTGAGTGAGCAACCACACTTCCTGCAAGGCTCAGTTCATCCAGGACAGTATAATGACAACAGCTAATGCTACTGTTACTACAACTAATAATGCTAATGCTATCAACAAAGACTGGATTACACGACAAGAAAAGTGCGAATGGAGCCATAATCATAGCCACTTTATTACGGAGAACTTTGGATATTCAGATGCAGAAACTTCGGATCAGTTAACTACAGGTAGCATTTTCAGATGCAGGGCAGAGGTGCAGAGCATCATCAGTCAGCCAGAAACAGAATGGATACTGGATGGTTGAATGGTTTGGGATTTTCGAGATCAATTTGATTGCTTAAAAAGTGGagtttttttgaaactaaagTGACGGCACTTTATAAAGCCGCTTTTTTATCGAAACTTTGCAATCACGGTGAACTTTATTCCCCACATGTACCACACTAACAGTATGGGCGCAGAATGGATCAACGAGATGAATTTGATGAAAAGTTAACTGAATTGTGCTTTACAGTATATTCAtgaacaaaatcaattttctcAATGTGATCACTCTACTCTCCTGGGCCTTAAATTGTCAGATTAATTATCCCAGTTGCataaagatatgaattttCACAAAGCTGTGATGATTTATCCTAACTAGAATAAAATGATGCATAGATTGGGTGTGAAAATGGAGCAAGCAGAAACCTgtgagctgcagctgctgacGCAGCGAGCGATCCGGGAGCAGACGGGCACGGCGAGCTTGTCGAACTGCTGCTGGTCGAGGATCTCGACGATCTCCTCGAGCTCGTCGATGAGCAGCACCTCCTTCTGGCAGTTGGTCGCCGGCCAGTGGCGGAGGATGTCcctgacgacggcgtcggcgagggaggGCTCCTTGTGGACGAACTGGAGCACGCAGTAGGCGAGCTGGCGGTGGTAGGCGTGCACCCACCGCGTCCggtgcagcggcagcagcacgCGGGCGAGGAAGGCGCGGTGCTCCTCTTTGAGCGGCACGGCGAAGCCGTTGATGATGCTGCCGCAGATCTCCAgcagctcgccgacgccgcagTGGCGCTCGCCCGCCGGGGACGCCTCGTAGACGAACCGGAGCAGGGTGGCGGCCATGGAGCGGCGCATGGAGGCGCGCTCGGCGGTGAGCTTGGAGTAGAGCATGTGGTAGACGGTCTTGAGGCGGTCGCGCTCGCGCGGGTCCTCGGAGGCGAAGAGCGCGACGAGTCCGGCGAGGAAGCCCCGGTCGATGTGGTTCCGGAGCGTcctggcgtcggcggcggtgaccgcGGCGAGGAGCACGTCGTACACCAGGCTGAGGTGCGGCCACGACGGGAGCAGCACCATCACCGGCACCTCGTCGTCCAGCACgtcgggcagcggcggcagcgacgacgggtaggccgacggcggcatcGCCCGGAACAGGTTAGCCGCCACCATCTTCACCAGCGCCACCATCACCCGGTGGTCCAGCCCCAGCGGCTGCTTCCCGCTCGCCCTCACCGCCGCGAGCACCTCCGCCAGCGCCTCCCtcttcgcctccctctcctccccacaCTCCCCGGCGGCATCATCACCGAACGTGAAGACCCGGCCGCAAGACTCGATCTTGCTGATCAGGCTATCCGCCTCgggctccggcgacggcggcgggagcttgGCCGTCCCGGGGGGGAGCAGCGCCGCGACATCAACCTTGTCCCGCTGGAACAGATGCAGCAGCGTCGTCGACCTCCTcttcgccgtcggcggcgccctcaccaccgcctcctcggcCACCGCCGCAGCACCCATCTCAATCTCCCCAGCACACACAGAGAGGACGTCGTCACGGGCCGGACTGCCGGAGAGCAGAGGCAACAGCTAACAGCTataggcgaggaggaggagcagaagCGGCCAAAAATGGCGGGGGTTCCCGTGGCGAGAGGGTTGGAGACGCCGAGGTGCATCGCCAACTTGGCAGTGCAGCGGAGGCGTGGAGTGATataggggaggggaggggagggcgggagagaggagtttGGAGGGGAGCGGTTGGCCGTCGGCCCCTCGAAAGCAACGGAGGAGATGAGATTGTGTGCCAGCGGCGTCAGTCAGGCAGGCCGGCGTAGGTGCATGCGCTCAGAAATTCAGAGAGAAAAATCCACTGCATTGGATTTGGACTTGAgccggatcgatcgatccatgtGCATGTGGTCCTTCTGGGTTGGCTCACAGGTGAATGGTAATAGTGAGAGGCTGAGACTGAGAGACAGATCGGTGCTGTTTGATTAAGATTACAAGAGAAATCAGCTTCTGAGATTAAGATTTTAATATGTAGCAAACTTATTAGAGTGTAGAAAGCtagttttttctgtttttctagttcattttatttcagattttaagaaattaaatgtTATTTACGAGAACTTCTGATTTTTAGAGATTACATGAGAAGCTGCTGTTACAAGCTCCTAAAAAGGACATAGGGCTATGTTTGCGGAAGTTTGTAGTAGCTACGATAATCTCCAGCCCTTCTAGCAGTTTAGATTCTCACATAGATTATATAgattatatgaattatatgaATCTATAATTGTTGTACAATTGTAAAATCTTGACCATGAATTAGAAGCTTGAAGCTGATAAATCTAATCTTTTCACCTAGCACTAGCTTCTTACCGGCTGTTTGCTACGATCTCAAGCTCTTCAAATAAATAGGGTGTAGGAGAGCATGCGTGCATTCCTAACGTGACCATGTTGACCGCAGCTTAAGCCATATGAACATGCGTTAATTAGCAGAAGCAAACAGTAGATTGGCAAAGTGCTAAACTGCTAATGCTATCATTTGGACACCCCCAGGTAGGTAAGGTACAATAGTACAATGCTACATCCATGCATCTGATTGAATTGAATAAGCAACCAGAGTAGAAGAGGGGACGGTGGTGACTCAACAAGCATAAAAGATGATTGCTAATGGCTAACTCCAACCGGGCTGACGGGTTAATCTAATGGAGAGGGTAATTAACGCATACACACACAAGCCAACCAGGCAGTGGGATCTGGGAAGAAGCTGGAGTCTCTCACACGTCGAAGGGGAAAAAGGTTCACATGTAGCCCTTAGCCCACAGGCTCAAACAAGATTCTGACCAATTTGCTCCTGTTTCATATCTTGGCAAAGCATATCCCTGTGTCCGGTTGTGGCTCATGCCTGACAGTGCCCCGGGAGATGATTCCAAGCCAAAAGATGCCGGCCCCCTGCTGCCATGTGATGCTTGCAAAGCTAGGAAGCTTAGGGTAGGAAGGAATGGATAGCAGCAAGGGAAGTGTACCAGTGCAAATGCAGCTGCATGAACCGGCCGAGCAAAAGACACACCGGCCATTTGGTGAGGGCATGCCAAGCAATGATGCAAAACACCACCACAAAAAGTGAATCTTGCATTATAcctgaaaagaaataaagaacCTGATTACAGGAAAGTGTTAGATGGTGCCAAGCATACGGTTTCAAAAAGGTGATGCTGTTGAAGGCATAAATGACATATATTAGGCTGCAAAAAGTACTTGTGTGGTGCTTACTGACTTTTGATTTTGTCCCATAGATTACTTATGGTCTATGTACTCATGCACAtaccataattattttttttttgcttgcccTTTGTTCCTGGATACTTCAACACAAATACAGTAGAGGAGACCATTTGTGATGTGCCAGATAAGCATTTGAGATTAGTagcctcattttttttgccttttataagcataagcaaaacaaattaataatgatttaaaaataatttacggatagaacttttatatacgtgttcttagcgatcttaaaaagcaaatgctagaaaataaccTATGATAataaaaccccaaaatcaactctaaagttaagatttaaattttggcttagaatcataagcataaacataaacggAAAGATGGAGGACAAGATTTAGAGCCACAAGGAATATCTTAATGATGTGAAAATTCAGGAAAACAACAGAAGAAACAGGGAGGCCATCCTGTGATCACCCATGAGCGATGGGTACCGCTGTTTGATTCTATCAGCCGACATTTTGTCAAGGACTCCAGATGCAAACGGCCTGCAAGAAAACTGAGAGGCATGTTGCTCCTAGGTTAATCACGTAAGTGAGTAAAGCTCAAACAGAATCCACTATATTATAAAGACAACTGGGTTCTGCAGGATGAATTGGTAGCTCATAAAGATAGAATTCAGAGAAACCACAAACCTCCCAAGCAAGAGGGAATATAATTACCATAAGTTTGAAGATAGCTTAAACGAGTAACTTATACTCGTAGGACATATGTTTTGCATCCAGTCTACAACAGTTCAAATTGAAAGGGATATTTAAGTTCCAGCACGTTTGTTAATTAATGCCGACCGTGACGCCACAGAATGCTAACTGCTTATGATTGAGTCATCCTAACATCAATTCTTCCTATAAAGTTCAAATAATTTGCATAGTACGAGGTACTGCGTCCTTCACCAAGCAAGTGTCGTACTACTACTTTCCATATCAGAGTCAACACATATGGCTGAGTGATTGAAATCGTTGATTTTCATAATTTGCACCGGTGAGAACTCAGAACTGCAAGCCTATAGATTACCAGATCCACCATGTTAACTTTCACAAGTtctcaagaaaataaaaacttttgttCCTTACAGAACTATAACTATGTATACACAGGGACTACGACCACACTAGAGAAACAGCAGGCATTGTTGGAAGATTTCAGTTTTGCAACCTCATTGATTTCCCCCAGTAAATATCATTATTCCTCAATGAGACGGTACAACAGTCAACAGAtaacaatataatatttttgttgtgagATAAATTGAGCATCATTAACACAGTTAAAACATAAAGATCATCAAGCAGATATTGCCTTCCACAATGCATCATTAGCTGGGCGGCTGATGAAACCCCGGTCCACCATCATTTCCACAAGCTCTTCATGCTTCCTGAGCTGGCCAGCCTTCCTCAACAGGGCCAATACCATATCATAGACTGGTTTAGTGGGTTTAAGGGATTTCAACTCAACCATTTCCCTCAGCGTTGTGTATGCACGTTTCCAGTTTCCCCTACCACAGAATGCCTCAATTAGAGCTGCATAAGTATTCCCGTTTGGCTCCACTCCCTGGGCATCCATGTCCTTCTTTATCCGGAGCACCATATCCATCGATTTCTCCCTATTGAACAACCTCATAAGCAAATTATATGTGATGACATTTGGTTTGCACTGCAGGTCCTGCATCCGCTCATACAATTTCCGAGCAGTGTCTACATTGCCAAGCACAAACACCAGCTTCAGCATGGGGTTAAAAGTGTGGCAATCAGGAATACAGCCCTTGGCAATCATCCTTGTGAGCAATTTCATCGCAGCATCAAGGTTGCACTGCCCCTTCCCGCAATGTGTTTCCATCAAGAAATTGTATGTGATAATGTCAGGCTCACACCCGAGCTGCCGCATCTGGTTGTGTACCTGCAGAACCTGCTCAGATCGGCCAGCCTTGACATGCGCCCTCATGATGGCATTGAACGTTGCAGTGTTCGGCGGGCACCCAGAATCGATCATCTGGCACAGGAGTTCCTGAGCGCGGGGCACCTGCCCTGCACGGTACATTGCATCAATCACCGCGGTGTATGTATACACATTCGGTGTGATCCCGGACTGCTGCATTTCAGCGAACACTCGCTCGGCCTCATCGAGCCGCCCACCACGGCACCATGCGTGCACCAGCGTTGTGTAGAGCACAACATCCGGTGTAAAGACAGACTTGTAGCTGTCGAACAGAGCCTGTGCCTCACTGGCAAGGCGCTTCTTGGAGAGGGCCCCAAGAAGAGAAGCGAGTGTGGCAGGGTCAGGAGCCCCGGCGCCATACCCCTCCATGCGGCGGAAGAGGTCCGAAGCCTCCGATGGCATCTCCGCGCGGACGTACCTTCGAATGAGCGTGAGGATGAGCTGCGGCGAGATGGGCACGGAGCGCTCGCGCATTTCGTCGAGCAGGTGGCGGGCGAGCGGGAAGTGGTGGTGCTTCGCGAGCAGGTCTATCATAGCGGCGTAAAATGAGGGGAGCGAGTCGGGTGGAAGCGACGGGAGAACGTGGTGGAAGAAGGCCACCGCCTCGGGGAGCgggacgccgcggcggagcgcgaggaggcggcggaggaggctgagcGGGAGCTGCGGGGAAGGCGGCCACGGGAGCAGGCCGGATAGCGCGGAAGAGAGCTCGGGCGGCGGCTCGAAGGGCGTGGCGGCGGGGACCGGCGCGGCCGGGTtggcgcggcggtggtcgATGAGGGCCGCGTGGAGCGCGTCCAGGAGCTTGGCTTCCGCGCGGCTcagcggcggagacggagacggaggcgaggcgggctccggctccggctcctgCTCCTGCGCCGGCGCCAGGGTTGGCGCGGCGTCGCATAGCCATCGGAGACGGAAACCGGACGCGGGGGAGAGGTAGTGCTTGGGCTTGAGGAGGAGAGCCATggcgcgcgacgcggaggaggtggtggtggtggctgctcgcctcgctgccgccggcggcaacgTCGGGAGTGAGAGGAGCAGAGGTAGTAGTAGGGTTTTTAGTTGTGGAGTTCGCGTGGGCCCAAGCTTCTGTGGGAAGACGCGGCCCAGTGAAGTTTTGGCCTGTTAGACAAGTAATTGTAATGGGCTTTCCGGTTCCGGCGCACGAAAACGTGATGGCTCGGGTTGGGCTGCGTTGGAACTGGAGAGACGGCACCGTGGGCCGTGGCGTGGATCCAATTCATGCATGGCCGGCTCGCTGGCCACTTGGCCTGAAATTGTTTTCTATGATTATCCAAATAAATGTACAGATGACTAAACTTAAATGAGCTGCTAAAGATGcttttataactttatatgtatagatgCTCGTCCATTGGTGGCTATGAAATGCTAACAACTATGCATGCAGTTTAGGTGCCCATGTTCAAGCTTTTATAAGAAATAAGCAAAACTATacatttataaacgaaaaataatttataaataaaattttaatataaagtGCTTTCAGCAAtctgaaaataaatcataattaaaaaatcatataatcaactacaaatttaaaggTGCATATCCAATTTTTTGCTTACAAGC
This window harbors:
- the LOC102717826 gene encoding serine/threonine protein phosphatase 2A 57 kDa regulatory subunit B' alpha isoform-like; translated protein: MGAAAVAEEAVVRAPPTAKRRSTTLLHLFQRDKVDVAALLPPGTAKLPPPSPEPEADSLISKIESCGRVFTFGDDAAGECGEEREAKREALAEVLAAVRASGKQPLGLDHRVMVALVKMVAANLFRAMPPSAYPSSLPPLPDVLDDEVPVMVLLPSWPHLSLVYDVLLAAVTAADARTLRNHIDRGFLAGLVALFASEDPRERDRLKTVYHMLYSKLTAERASMRRSMAATLLRFVYEASPAGERHCGVGELLEICGSIINGFAVPLKEEHRAFLARVLLPLHRTRWVHAYHRQLAYCVLQFVHKEPSLADAVVRDILRHWPATNCQKEVLLIDELEEIVEILDQQQFDKLAVPVCSRIARCVSSCSSQVAERALYVWNNERFVAMASAAGAEAMERRILPAFVASMESNLEVHWSRCVQQVTASVRALLDRVAPGAYDRCAAALAARRSEAETEAAVRRARWRRLELAAADADAGAKK
- the LOC102707799 gene encoding pentatricopeptide repeat-containing protein At1g20300, mitochondrial, whose protein sequence is MALLLKPKHYLSPASGFRLRWLCDAAPTLAPAQEQEPEPEPASPPSPSPPLSRAEAKLLDALHAALIDHRRANPAAPVPAATPFEPPPELSSALSGLLPWPPSPQLPLSLLRRLLALRRGVPLPEAVAFFHHVLPSLPPDSLPSFYAAMIDLLAKHHHFPLARHLLDEMRERSVPISPQLILTLIRRYVRAEMPSEASDLFRRMEGYGAGAPDPATLASLLGALSKKRLASEAQALFDSYKSVFTPDVVLYTTLVHAWCRGGRLDEAERVFAEMQQSGITPNVYTYTAVIDAMYRAGQVPRAQELLCQMIDSGCPPNTATFNAIMRAHVKAGRSEQVLQVHNQMRQLGCEPDIITYNFLMETHCGKGQCNLDAAMKLLTRMIAKGCIPDCHTFNPMLKLVFVLGNVDTARKLYERMQDLQCKPNVITYNLLMRLFNREKSMDMVLRIKKDMDAQGVEPNGNTYAALIEAFCGRGNWKRAYTTLREMVELKSLKPTKPVYDMVLALLRKAGQLRKHEELVEMMVDRGFISRPANDALWKAISA